From the genome of Candidatus Reconcilbacillus cellulovorans, one region includes:
- a CDS encoding phosphopantetheine attachment protein, giving the protein MDCDTIIRELEDHIRRRYGIDENDEDFGVDVHLFDYGYVDSIGAAALIAHIEQTYGVQVTDRDIMLYPMNTIREIARFIEAKRRGER; this is encoded by the coding sequence ATGGATTGCGACACGATCATCCGCGAACTGGAAGACCATATCCGCCGCCGCTACGGCATCGACGAAAACGACGAGGACTTCGGCGTCGACGTTCATCTGTTCGATTACGGTTACGTCGATTCGATCGGCGCGGCCGCGCTGATCGCCCACATCGAGCAAACGTACGGCGTGCAGGTGACCGACCGCGACATCATGCTTTACCCGATGAACACGATCCGCGAAATCGCGCGGTTCATCGAGGCGAAGCGGCGAGGTGAACGCTGA
- a CDS encoding DNA ligase (NAD(+)) LigA, with product MTDARLEEMKRLVEEISRHDYYYYTLDDPQISDAEYDRLYDRLVELERETGVVLPDSPTRRVGGELLSGFEPHRHRARLWSLDKAKDAGELRAWAMRVQKTVRDYNAAYPDDPLPPPRYVVELKFDGLSINLTYDRGRLVQAATRGNGEVGEAILPQVRTIRSIPLRIPFEDGLFEVQGEAIMYLSVLEEYNKTAAEPLKNARNAAAGALRNLDPRVTAERKLDAFFYQVGYAEGVSFRDHEAMIRFLRENRLKVHPYLKVFDSIEAVLEEIENVARTRHSFDYLIDGVVVKIADMRTREVLGYTEKFPRWAIAWKFEAEETTTVLRDVQWNVGRTGKLTPVATVEPVEIGGVTVRQCTLNNWGDIERKRLTRALGREIRIRRSNDVIPEILGLVEGEPDGGEVRLPDRCPACGSELEWRGAHLYCPNRLGCKPQAVGRLVHFASRNAMDIETFSEATAEQLYDELGVRSPADLYALTYEQLVRLERFGDKKARNLLDAIERSKTRDLASFLFALGIPNTGVATAKELAERFGGLDAVMAATREDLLAIPDIGDVVADSIVAFFRDPVALDEIARMRAAGVSPKTPEWAATPQSGAFAGKTVVLTGTLRSMTRDEATRRLEAAGAKVAGSVSRKTDFVIAGENAGSKLAKARELGVEVIDEERFLEMLGADG from the coding sequence ATGACGGATGCGCGGCTGGAAGAAATGAAACGGCTCGTCGAGGAGATCAGCCGCCACGATTATTACTATTACACGCTGGACGACCCGCAGATCAGCGACGCGGAGTACGACCGCTTGTACGACCGGCTCGTCGAGTTGGAAAGAGAGACCGGCGTCGTGCTGCCGGATTCGCCGACCCGGCGCGTCGGCGGCGAATTGCTGTCCGGTTTTGAACCGCACCGTCACCGCGCTCGGCTGTGGAGTCTGGACAAGGCGAAAGACGCCGGTGAGTTGCGCGCCTGGGCGATGCGGGTGCAAAAAACCGTACGCGACTACAACGCCGCTTACCCCGACGATCCGTTGCCGCCGCCGCGCTACGTCGTCGAGCTGAAGTTCGACGGCCTGTCGATCAACCTCACGTACGACCGCGGTCGGCTCGTCCAGGCGGCGACGCGCGGCAACGGGGAAGTCGGCGAGGCGATTTTGCCGCAGGTGCGCACGATCCGGTCGATCCCGCTCCGCATTCCGTTCGAAGACGGCCTGTTCGAGGTGCAGGGCGAAGCGATCATGTATTTGTCCGTCCTGGAAGAATACAACAAGACGGCGGCGGAACCGCTGAAAAACGCGCGCAACGCCGCGGCCGGCGCGTTGCGCAACCTCGATCCGCGGGTGACGGCGGAAAGGAAATTAGACGCCTTTTTCTATCAGGTCGGCTATGCGGAAGGCGTCTCGTTCCGCGATCACGAAGCGATGATCCGGTTTTTGCGCGAAAACCGGCTGAAAGTTCACCCCTATCTCAAGGTGTTCGATTCGATCGAGGCAGTGCTGGAGGAGATTGAAAACGTCGCGCGGACGCGTCACTCGTTCGATTATCTGATCGACGGCGTCGTCGTCAAGATCGCCGACATGCGCACGCGCGAGGTGCTCGGGTATACGGAGAAGTTTCCGCGCTGGGCGATCGCTTGGAAATTCGAGGCGGAAGAGACGACGACCGTGCTGCGCGACGTGCAGTGGAACGTCGGCCGGACGGGTAAGCTGACGCCGGTGGCGACGGTTGAGCCGGTCGAGATCGGCGGCGTCACGGTTCGCCAGTGCACGCTCAACAACTGGGGCGACATCGAGCGCAAACGTCTGACGCGCGCGCTGGGCCGGGAAATCCGGATCCGGCGATCGAACGACGTCATCCCGGAAATTTTGGGCCTCGTCGAAGGCGAACCGGACGGCGGCGAGGTGCGACTGCCCGACCGGTGCCCGGCCTGCGGGTCGGAGCTCGAATGGCGCGGCGCGCACTTGTACTGCCCGAACCGGCTCGGCTGCAAGCCGCAGGCCGTCGGCCGGCTCGTTCATTTCGCCTCGCGCAACGCGATGGACATCGAGACGTTCAGCGAGGCGACGGCCGAGCAGCTGTACGACGAGCTCGGCGTCCGCTCTCCGGCCGACCTTTATGCGTTGACGTACGAGCAACTGGTGCGGCTTGAGCGGTTCGGCGACAAAAAGGCGCGCAACCTGCTCGACGCGATCGAGCGCAGCAAGACTCGCGATCTGGCGTCGTTTCTGTTCGCGCTCGGCATTCCGAACACGGGCGTCGCGACGGCGAAAGAACTGGCCGAGCGGTTCGGCGGTCTCGACGCGGTCATGGCGGCGACGCGAGAGGATTTGCTGGCGATTCCCGACATCGGCGACGTCGTCGCCGACAGCATCGTCGCATTTTTCCGAGATCCCGTCGCCCTCGACGAGATCGCGCGTATGCGCGCGGCAGGCGTTTCGCCGAAAACGCCGGAGTGGGCCGCGACGCCGCAGAGCGGCGCGTTCGCCGGCAAGACGGTCGTGCTGACCGGCACGCTGCGGTCGATGACGCGGGATGAGGCGACGCGGCGGTTGGAGGCGGCGGGCGCCAAGGTCGCCGGCAGCGTTTCGCGCAAGACGGATTTCGTGATCGCCGGTGAGAACGCGGGCAGCAAACTGGCCAAGGCGCGCGAGCTCGGCGTCGAGGTGATCGACGAGGAACGGTTTCTCGAAATGTTGGGTGCTGACGGCTGA
- a CDS encoding ATP-dependent DNA helicase PcrA, producing the protein MNTLTNWNEILETLNPEQRLAVETTDGPLLVLAGAGSGKTRVLTHRAAHLVATGKAAPWNILAITFTNKAAREMQERVERLVGPSARHMWVMTFHAMCVRILRRHADRIGYARDFTVLDATDQQAVIRACLKDLNLDPEKYPPRALQSAISAAKNELVSPEQFEQRAGHGPFAKAAVQVYHAYRKRLAANQAMDFDDLIAMTVELFRKNPDVLEEYRDKFRYIHVDEYQDTNRAQYVLCRLLADGHRNICVVGDGDQSIYGWRGADMRNILSFEQDYPDAKTILLERNYRSTGNILEAANHVIGHNAGRKPKRLWTDRGPGAKIGLYEAGSELEEGFFVAERILRNRRAGRRFADHAVLYRTNAQSRVIEETLIKSDIPYRIVGGLRFYERAEIKDVLAYLRLVANPHDDISFVRAVNAPKRGVGEATLDRLAAFAAAQGMSMFAALGLPEALDAFGPKIRAALVGFRDLIAELNARLNELPVTGLIEEVLERSGYRRELERENTDEARARLENIGELLSVAQEFEKRSDDRSLVAFLTDVALIADVDALEDGENAPDAVVLMTMHSAKGLEFPVVFIVGMEEGVFPLARAALEPEQLEEERRLAYVGITRAREELYLSYARTRTLYGRPASNTPSRFVSEIPEHLIERLGGRGMFAAPSYAAVASARPKSVAERSSDTGAAPAAGRNGSAGGAAGDATFAPGDKVEHAKWGAGVVVAVKGSGPDAEIQVAFPAPVGVKRLLARFAPIVKRS; encoded by the coding sequence ATGAACACACTGACAAACTGGAACGAAATCCTAGAAACGCTCAACCCCGAACAGCGGCTCGCCGTCGAAACGACGGACGGCCCGCTGCTCGTGCTCGCCGGCGCGGGCAGCGGCAAGACGCGGGTGCTGACGCACCGCGCGGCGCATCTCGTCGCGACGGGTAAGGCGGCGCCGTGGAACATTCTCGCGATCACGTTCACGAACAAGGCGGCGCGGGAGATGCAGGAGCGCGTCGAACGGCTCGTCGGGCCGTCCGCCCGCCATATGTGGGTCATGACGTTTCACGCGATGTGCGTGCGGATTTTGCGCCGTCACGCCGACCGGATCGGCTACGCGCGCGATTTTACCGTTCTCGACGCGACGGACCAGCAGGCGGTCATCCGCGCCTGTCTGAAAGATCTGAACCTCGATCCCGAAAAATACCCACCCCGCGCGCTGCAAAGCGCCATCAGCGCGGCCAAAAACGAGCTGGTTTCCCCCGAACAGTTCGAACAGCGCGCCGGGCACGGACCGTTCGCCAAGGCGGCTGTTCAGGTGTACCACGCTTACCGAAAACGGCTCGCTGCCAACCAGGCGATGGATTTCGACGACTTGATCGCGATGACGGTGGAGCTGTTCAGGAAAAATCCCGACGTGCTCGAAGAATACCGCGACAAGTTCCGTTATATTCACGTCGACGAATACCAGGATACCAACCGCGCGCAGTATGTGTTGTGTCGGCTGCTCGCCGACGGCCACCGCAACATTTGCGTCGTCGGCGACGGCGATCAGTCGATCTACGGATGGCGCGGCGCCGATATGCGCAACATTTTGTCGTTCGAGCAGGATTATCCCGACGCGAAAACAATTCTGCTCGAGCGCAACTACCGATCGACCGGTAACATTCTTGAAGCGGCCAATCATGTCATCGGGCACAATGCCGGACGCAAACCGAAACGGCTATGGACCGACCGCGGCCCCGGTGCGAAAATCGGCCTGTACGAGGCGGGTTCGGAACTGGAAGAAGGGTTTTTCGTCGCCGAGCGCATTTTGCGCAACCGCCGCGCCGGTCGCCGGTTCGCCGACCATGCCGTGCTGTATCGCACGAACGCGCAATCGCGTGTCATCGAAGAAACGCTGATCAAATCGGACATCCCGTACCGCATCGTCGGCGGCCTCCGGTTTTATGAACGGGCGGAAATCAAGGACGTGCTCGCCTACCTGCGGCTCGTCGCCAATCCGCACGACGATATCAGTTTCGTCCGGGCGGTCAACGCGCCGAAGCGCGGCGTCGGCGAGGCGACGCTGGACAGGCTGGCCGCATTCGCCGCAGCGCAAGGTATGTCGATGTTCGCTGCCCTTGGGCTGCCGGAAGCGCTCGATGCGTTCGGCCCGAAAATCCGCGCGGCGCTCGTCGGCTTCCGCGACCTGATCGCGGAGCTGAACGCGCGCCTGAACGAACTGCCGGTGACCGGGTTGATCGAGGAAGTGCTGGAGCGATCGGGTTATCGGCGGGAGCTGGAACGGGAAAACACGGATGAGGCGCGCGCGCGTCTGGAGAACATCGGCGAACTTTTGTCCGTCGCGCAGGAGTTTGAAAAACGGAGCGACGACCGTTCGCTCGTCGCCTTTTTGACCGACGTGGCGCTGATCGCCGACGTCGATGCGCTGGAAGACGGCGAAAACGCACCCGACGCCGTCGTGCTGATGACGATGCACAGCGCGAAGGGATTGGAGTTTCCCGTCGTTTTCATCGTCGGCATGGAGGAGGGCGTGTTTCCGCTCGCGCGGGCGGCGCTCGAGCCCGAACAGCTCGAGGAGGAGCGGCGGCTCGCCTATGTCGGCATTACGCGGGCGCGGGAAGAGCTGTATCTGTCGTACGCGCGGACGCGCACGCTGTACGGTCGGCCGGCGAGCAACACGCCGTCGCGTTTCGTGTCAGAAATTCCGGAACATCTGATCGAGCGGCTCGGCGGCCGCGGCATGTTCGCGGCGCCGTCTTATGCGGCCGTTGCGTCGGCACGGCCGAAGTCCGTCGCCGAGCGATCCTCAGATACCGGAGCGGCCCCGGCGGCCGGGCGGAACGGATCGGCGGGCGGAGCGGCGGGCGATGCGACGTTTGCCCCCGGCGACAAAGTCGAACACGCGAAGTGGGGGGCGGGCGTCGTCGTCGCGGTCAAAGGATCGGGACCGGACGCGGAAATCCAGGTCGCTTTTCCCGCACCGGTCGGCGTAAAGCGGCTGCTTGCGCGTTTCGCCCCGATCGTCAAACGTTCGTAG
- a CDS encoding ABC transporter permease, with translation MRRTWAIFRKEFAMYFYSPTSYVAFAFFFLLFGFFFINQFLGTLLVDVRPIFGNIMFMLLFAVPLLTMRLVSDELRFGTDELLLTSPASIAEIVIGKYLAALGALLLLIAGSFLYPFILSRFGDLDQAVLWMSYLGMFLLGAAMMAVGLFASTLTAHQMVAGIVSFAMLLMFWLVDWLAYSRFPEAKSVLEQFSLVGRMEDLNKGIFDLSDVLFYILLSAVFLALSIQSLERRRWK, from the coding sequence GTGCGTAGAACGTGGGCGATTTTCCGCAAAGAATTCGCGATGTATTTTTACTCGCCGACTTCCTATGTGGCGTTTGCCTTTTTCTTTTTGCTGTTCGGGTTTTTCTTTATTAACCAATTTTTAGGGACCTTGCTGGTCGACGTCCGGCCGATTTTCGGCAACATCATGTTCATGCTGCTGTTCGCCGTGCCGCTTTTGACGATGCGGCTCGTGTCGGACGAACTGCGGTTCGGTACGGACGAGCTGCTTTTGACTTCGCCGGCGAGCATTGCGGAAATCGTGATCGGCAAATATTTGGCCGCGCTCGGCGCGTTGCTTTTGCTTATCGCGGGCAGTTTTCTGTATCCGTTCATTCTGTCGAGGTTCGGCGACCTCGACCAAGCCGTGCTGTGGATGAGCTATCTCGGCATGTTTCTGCTCGGCGCCGCGATGATGGCCGTCGGGCTGTTCGCCTCGACGTTGACGGCGCATCAGATGGTCGCCGGTATTGTCTCGTTCGCCATGCTGCTGATGTTCTGGCTGGTCGATTGGCTGGCGTATTCGCGTTTTCCCGAGGCGAAATCGGTGCTCGAACAGTTTTCGCTCGTCGGGCGAATGGAGGATCTGAACAAAGGCATTTTCGACCTGTCCGATGTGCTGTTTTACATTTTGCTGAGCGCCGTCTTCCTTGCTCTGAGCATTCAGTCGCTGGAGCGCCGGCGCTGGAAATGA
- a CDS encoding multidrug ABC transporter ATP-binding protein yields the protein MLEVSRVSKVYENQRGVYDIDFSMSRGEIVGFLGPNGAGKTTTMRMITGYLNPTRGRILVDGMSMADHPRKARRKIGYLPETPPLYPEMTVGAYLKFVADLRDVPVREQKRRIGEVIEKLGLKGRERQIIRSLSKGYKQRVGLAQAIIHKPDLLVLDEPTSGLDPKQIIEIRELIRELGNNHTVLLSTHILPEVQAICNRVLIINQGRIVMDGQPDQIAQSMADRFEVVLEVRGDKADVLRTIRETSNVFRVQEEKDGAPPEPGVVRVRVTARGNRDIREALFFRLAQQGMPILEMRRASLTLEEIFLKLTAGEPVPWVGRAKPAQAASAQERKTEAAGDAGPETSNGGGSDVPEADVPEADVPEADVSGTDDGGADSGGDVSPDGRDDSSEVKDRA from the coding sequence GTGCTGGAAGTTTCCCGCGTCAGCAAAGTGTACGAAAACCAGCGGGGGGTTTACGACATCGACTTTTCGATGAGCCGCGGCGAAATCGTCGGTTTTCTCGGGCCGAACGGCGCCGGCAAGACGACGACGATGCGCATGATTACGGGGTATCTAAACCCGACGCGCGGCCGTATTCTCGTCGACGGCATGTCGATGGCGGACCATCCGCGCAAGGCGCGCCGCAAGATCGGCTATTTGCCGGAAACGCCGCCTTTGTATCCGGAGATGACCGTCGGCGCCTATTTGAAATTCGTCGCCGACCTGCGCGACGTTCCGGTGCGCGAGCAGAAGCGCCGCATCGGTGAAGTGATCGAGAAGCTCGGCTTGAAAGGACGCGAGCGGCAAATCATCCGCAGCCTGTCGAAAGGCTACAAGCAGCGCGTCGGCCTGGCGCAGGCGATCATTCACAAGCCCGACCTGCTCGTGCTCGACGAACCGACGTCGGGGCTCGACCCGAAACAGATCATCGAAATCCGCGAGTTGATCCGGGAGCTCGGCAACAACCACACCGTGCTGCTCAGCACCCACATTTTGCCGGAAGTTCAGGCGATCTGCAACCGCGTCCTGATCATCAACCAGGGGCGGATCGTGATGGACGGGCAGCCGGATCAGATCGCGCAGTCGATGGCCGATCGGTTCGAGGTTGTGCTGGAAGTCCGGGGCGACAAAGCCGACGTGCTGCGGACGATCCGGGAAACGTCCAACGTTTTTCGCGTTCAAGAGGAAAAAGACGGCGCGCCGCCCGAACCGGGCGTCGTCCGCGTGCGGGTGACCGCCAGGGGTAACCGCGACATTCGCGAGGCGCTGTTTTTCCGGCTGGCGCAGCAGGGCATGCCGATTCTGGAGATGCGCCGCGCGAGCCTGACGCTGGAAGAAATCTTCCTGAAGCTGACGGCCGGCGAGCCGGTGCCGTGGGTCGGCCGCGCGAAACCGGCGCAAGCGGCGTCGGCGCAGGAGCGCAAGACGGAGGCCGCAGGCGATGCGGGGCCGGAAACGTCGAACGGCGGCGGGTCGGACGTCCCCGAAGCGGATGTCCCCGAAGCGGACGTCCCCGAAGCAGACGTCTCCGGAACGGACGACGGCGGAGCGGACAGCGGCGGCGACGTTTCGCCGGACGGGCGCGACGACTCGTCGGAGGTGAAGGACCGTGCGTAG
- a CDS encoding peptidase U32: MVTLLRKTPESPHSAVSRPELLAPAGDWDSLRAAVAGGADAVYFGVETFNARARAQNFRADELPDVMAFLHLYGVKGYMAFNILVFEDELDEAKRLIRAAVEAGVDAVIVQDLGLIRLIRELSPDVPIHASTQTTATSPEAVEFLRSLGVERVVLGRENSLKHIRMIAERTRMPLEVFVHGALCVSYSGQCLTSEMWGGRSANRGECAQACRLPYELVVDGKVKPMGDVRYLLSPMDLAAIELVPRLIEAGVASFKIEGRLKSAEYVANTTAKYRKAIDDATAGRPVRLSAEEMRELQQSFSRGFTTGFLEGTNHKRVVEGTFPKSRGVYLGRVRAVLADAVVVDLEAPLKRGDGIVFDAGDPESDEEGGRVYDLRRNGRKWEGEAPGGRFEVVMGRGDVDLKRIRPGHRVWKTDDPALNRKLRATFETDRPYRTFPVRVRASGREGRPLVAEWTDASTGRTVVVESASPLQPARTRPLDRELLAAQFGRLGGTPFVLEAVESDVPDGLAVAVRELNDMRRRAVSLLEAERRKPPQYRWRDADPYADAFGRADDEAETAAKSRAGLWPPASADESDEAENTDGSPAARLVALCRTLEQVRAACGTDVAWIYADPEFFAQMPEAVAIAREAGKPIALAVPRVHMPGENGYFRRILDLCPDAVLVRNLGALEYFRRIRAERPNEPAPMLIGDFSLNAANHKTVRLLVESGCARVTASYDLNARQMAELVRRSDPRRLEIVIHQHLPMFHTEHCVYCAFLSEGTDYTNCGRPCERHRVSLRDRLGMDHPVRVDEGCRNTVYNAIEQSGAEFLPTFLKLGARFFRIEFLEEPADRVVETIELYRRAIAGEIEAEDVWKTLKALRRLGVTRGHLAG; the protein is encoded by the coding sequence ATGGTCACGCTTCTGCGCAAAACGCCGGAATCGCCGCACTCTGCCGTTTCCCGCCCTGAGCTGCTCGCCCCCGCCGGGGACTGGGACAGCCTGCGCGCGGCGGTGGCGGGCGGCGCGGACGCCGTCTACTTCGGCGTCGAGACGTTCAACGCGCGCGCCCGGGCGCAAAACTTCCGGGCCGACGAGCTGCCGGACGTGATGGCGTTTTTGCACCTATACGGCGTCAAAGGATATATGGCGTTCAACATTCTCGTGTTCGAAGACGAGCTGGACGAGGCGAAACGGCTGATCCGTGCCGCCGTGGAAGCCGGCGTCGACGCCGTCATCGTGCAGGATCTCGGCCTGATCCGGCTCATCCGCGAGCTGTCGCCGGATGTGCCGATCCATGCATCGACGCAGACGACGGCGACGTCGCCGGAGGCGGTCGAATTCCTGCGGTCGCTCGGCGTCGAACGGGTCGTGCTCGGCCGCGAAAACAGCTTGAAGCACATCCGCATGATCGCCGAGCGGACGCGCATGCCGCTCGAAGTGTTCGTTCACGGCGCGCTGTGCGTGTCGTATTCCGGCCAGTGCCTCACGTCGGAAATGTGGGGCGGCCGCTCCGCCAACCGCGGCGAGTGCGCGCAGGCGTGCCGGTTGCCGTACGAACTGGTCGTCGACGGAAAGGTCAAGCCGATGGGCGATGTGCGCTATTTGCTGTCGCCGATGGATTTGGCCGCGATCGAGCTCGTTCCGCGGCTGATCGAGGCGGGCGTCGCTTCCTTCAAAATCGAGGGGCGGCTTAAGAGCGCGGAATACGTCGCCAATACGACGGCGAAATACCGGAAGGCGATCGACGACGCAACCGCCGGACGGCCGGTGCGGTTGTCCGCCGAGGAGATGCGCGAGCTTCAGCAAAGTTTTTCGCGCGGGTTTACGACCGGCTTTCTCGAGGGCACCAACCACAAGCGCGTCGTGGAAGGCACGTTTCCGAAAAGCCGCGGCGTTTATCTCGGCCGCGTGCGCGCAGTGTTGGCCGACGCGGTCGTCGTCGACCTGGAGGCGCCGCTCAAGCGCGGCGACGGCATCGTGTTCGACGCCGGCGATCCGGAAAGCGACGAAGAAGGCGGCCGGGTGTACGACCTGCGGAGAAACGGCCGGAAATGGGAGGGCGAGGCGCCGGGCGGCCGGTTCGAAGTCGTGATGGGGCGCGGCGACGTCGATCTGAAACGGATCCGTCCCGGTCACCGCGTCTGGAAAACGGATGATCCCGCGCTTAACCGCAAGCTGCGCGCGACGTTTGAAACCGACCGGCCGTACCGGACGTTTCCGGTCCGCGTCCGCGCTTCGGGCCGCGAGGGACGGCCGCTTGTCGCCGAATGGACGGACGCGTCGACCGGAAGGACGGTCGTCGTCGAAAGCGCGTCGCCGCTTCAACCGGCACGGACTCGGCCTCTCGACCGGGAACTGCTCGCCGCTCAGTTCGGCAGGCTCGGCGGTACGCCGTTTGTGCTGGAAGCCGTCGAGTCCGATGTTCCCGACGGGCTCGCCGTTGCGGTCCGCGAGCTGAACGACATGCGCCGCCGTGCGGTATCGCTGCTCGAGGCGGAGCGACGGAAGCCGCCGCAGTACCGCTGGCGCGACGCGGATCCGTATGCCGACGCTTTCGGCCGGGCGGATGACGAGGCGGAGACGGCGGCGAAAAGTCGAGCCGGGCTTTGGCCGCCGGCGTCGGCCGACGAATCGGACGAAGCGGAAAACACGGACGGTTCACCCGCCGCCCGGCTGGTCGCGCTTTGCCGCACGCTCGAACAAGTGCGCGCCGCCTGCGGCACGGACGTCGCGTGGATTTACGCCGACCCGGAATTTTTCGCGCAAATGCCGGAGGCGGTCGCGATCGCGCGCGAGGCGGGCAAGCCGATCGCGCTGGCCGTGCCGCGCGTCCATATGCCGGGGGAAAACGGCTATTTCCGCCGCATCCTCGACCTCTGCCCGGACGCGGTGCTCGTGCGCAACCTCGGCGCTCTCGAATATTTCCGGCGCATCCGCGCCGAGCGGCCGAACGAACCGGCGCCGATGCTCATCGGCGATTTTTCGCTGAACGCGGCCAACCACAAGACGGTCCGGCTGCTCGTCGAATCCGGATGCGCGCGGGTGACGGCGTCGTACGACCTGAATGCGCGGCAAATGGCGGAGCTCGTCCGCCGCTCGGATCCGCGGCGGCTCGAAATCGTGATTCATCAGCATCTGCCGATGTTTCACACCGAACATTGCGTCTATTGCGCGTTTCTGAGCGAGGGCACCGACTATACGAACTGCGGAAGGCCATGCGAGCGGCACCGCGTCAGCCTGCGCGACCGGCTCGGCATGGATCATCCCGTGCGAGTCGACGAAGGGTGCCGCAACACGGTGTACAACGCGATCGAGCAGTCCGGCGCGGAATTTTTGCCGACGTTTCTGAAGCTCGGCGCGCGGTTTTTCCGTATTGAATTTCTGGAAGAGCCCGCGGACCGCGTCGTCGAGACGATCGAGCTGTATCGCCGGGCGATCGCCGGCGAGATCGAAGCCGAAGACGTCTGGAAAACGCTCAAGGCGTTGCGCCGCCTCGGTGTGACGCGCGGCCATCTGGCGGGATGA
- a CDS encoding geranylgeranylglyceryl/heptaprenylglyceryl phosphate synthase yields MNRGFHAWRHVFKLDPDRSIGDAELERVCLSGTDAVVVGGSTGVTADNTLELLGRIRRYPVDCALEISDPDAVAPGFDWYLVPVVLNAESADWVTRKAQQAVRRYGPLIPWDRLVPEGYIVLNADSAVARLTRPETALGAEDVAAYAELAERLFRFPIVYLEYSGVFGDMDVLRHVRKRLRSARLFYGGGVDGPDRAKEAAQWADTVVVGNAVYRDLERALATVAAVGVRPGPGELPR; encoded by the coding sequence ATGAACCGCGGTTTTCATGCATGGCGGCACGTGTTCAAGCTGGATCCCGATCGTTCGATCGGCGACGCGGAGCTCGAGCGCGTCTGTCTGTCGGGGACCGATGCCGTCGTCGTCGGCGGCAGCACGGGTGTCACCGCGGACAATACGCTGGAGTTGCTCGGCCGTATCCGGCGGTATCCCGTCGATTGCGCGCTGGAGATATCCGATCCCGACGCGGTCGCGCCGGGTTTCGACTGGTATCTGGTTCCCGTCGTCCTGAACGCCGAGAGTGCCGATTGGGTGACGCGCAAGGCCCAGCAGGCCGTCCGTCGTTACGGTCCCCTCATTCCTTGGGACCGACTCGTTCCCGAAGGTTATATCGTGCTGAACGCGGATTCTGCCGTCGCGCGCCTGACGCGTCCGGAAACGGCGCTCGGCGCTGAAGACGTCGCCGCCTACGCGGAGCTGGCGGAGCGGCTGTTCCGGTTTCCGATCGTCTATCTCGAATACAGCGGCGTGTTCGGCGACATGGACGTGCTCCGGCACGTCCGGAAGCGGCTCCGATCGGCGCGGCTGTTTTACGGCGGCGGCGTCGACGGTCCGGACCGCGCGAAAGAAGCGGCGCAGTGGGCAGACACGGTCGTCGTCGGCAACGCGGTGTACCGCGATCTCGAACGGGCGTTGGCGACCGTCGCGGCCGTCGGCGTTCGGCCGGGACCCGGCGAGCTACCGCGTTGA